From Candidatus Palibaumannia cicadellinicola, the proteins below share one genomic window:
- the murJ gene encoding murein biosynthesis integral membrane protein MurJ, translating to MMLFKQFAAVSSITILSRVLGFARDVMIARLFGSGMATDAFFIAFKLPNMLRRIFAEGAFSQAFVPILAEYKMNQGEEVTRNLIAYITGLMLLTLTLVSIAGVLGAPWIIKVIAPGFSQIPEKFHLTSSLLRVTFPYIMLISLTSLLGAILNAWNIFYVPAFVPIFLNISMIIFAILAKKFFNPPIMALAWAVVTGGILQLGYQLAYINNMGLLVKPRLKLIDYGLWRVLQLMIPAMMGVSVSHISLIINTILSSFLLSGSVSWMYYADRLMEFPSGVLGVTLGTILLPSLSRSFCQGNKLEYSLMLDWGLRLCFLLALPSAVALAIIAKPLIVALFQYENFSSFDAMMTHHALLAYSVGLIGIMLVKVLSPGFYSRQDIKTPVKLAFITLIITQLMNIIFIGSLKHVGLSLSIGLGACLNAGLLYWQLRSKQIFKPQPGWMKFFLRLIFTVLVMAVALIVVLMFMPDWTQGSMLLRMLRIIGVILVGIIFYLIALNLAGFRLKDFIKK from the coding sequence ATGATGTTATTTAAACAATTTGCTGCTGTGAGTAGTATTACTATATTGTCACGCGTCCTAGGTTTTGCTAGAGACGTTATGATTGCAAGATTATTTGGTTCTGGTATGGCAACAGATGCTTTTTTTATAGCATTTAAATTACCAAATATGTTAAGGCGTATTTTTGCAGAAGGTGCTTTTTCCCAAGCATTTGTACCTATATTAGCTGAATATAAAATGAATCAGGGTGAAGAGGTAACCCGTAATTTGATAGCCTATATTACAGGTCTAATGTTACTTACACTAACTTTAGTAAGTATAGCTGGGGTACTAGGAGCACCATGGATAATAAAAGTTATAGCACCAGGATTCAGCCAGATTCCAGAGAAATTTCATTTAACATCATCGCTATTAAGGGTTACTTTTCCCTATATTATGCTGATATCCCTAACATCGTTATTAGGAGCTATACTTAATGCTTGGAATATATTTTATGTTCCTGCTTTTGTTCCTATTTTTCTTAACATTAGCATGATAATTTTTGCTATTTTAGCAAAAAAATTTTTTAATCCTCCGATTATGGCACTTGCTTGGGCAGTAGTAACTGGTGGAATACTACAATTAGGTTATCAATTAGCATACATTAACAACATGGGCCTATTAGTTAAGCCACGCTTAAAATTAATAGATTATGGGTTATGGCGAGTATTACAGCTAATGATACCTGCTATGATGGGTGTATCAGTTAGTCATATTTCATTAATAATTAATACTATTTTATCTTCTTTCTTATTATCTGGATCAGTATCATGGATGTATTATGCTGATCGACTAATGGAGTTTCCTTCTGGTGTATTAGGAGTAACTTTAGGAACAATTTTACTACCATCATTATCACGCAGTTTTTGTCAAGGAAATAAATTAGAATATTCCCTTATGCTTGATTGGGGACTACGTCTATGTTTTTTACTAGCGTTACCTAGTGCTGTAGCTTTAGCGATTATTGCTAAACCACTAATAGTAGCTTTATTTCAGTATGAGAATTTTTCTTCATTTGACGCGATGATGACTCATCATGCGCTGTTAGCTTATTCAGTTGGACTAATTGGTATTATGCTAGTAAAGGTTTTATCACCTGGTTTCTATTCACGCCAAGATATTAAAACTCCTGTAAAATTAGCATTTATTACACTAATAATAACGCAATTAATGAATATAATTTTTATTGGTTCCCTAAAACATGTCGGACTATCACTATCTATTGGATTGGGAGCATGTCTTAATGCTGGTTTACTATACTGGCAGTTACGTAGCAAACAAATATTTAAGCCTCAACCTGGTTGGATGAAATTTTTTTTAAGGTTAATATTTACTGTTTTGGTCATGGCAGTAGCATTAATAGTAGTACTGATGTTCATGCCTGACTGGACGCAAGGTAGTATGCTTTTGCGTATGCTTCGTATTATTGGAGTAATCTTAGTAGGAATAATATTTTATCTAATAGCACTTAATTTGGCTGGTTTTAGACTAAAAGATTTTATTAAAAAATAA
- the acpS gene encoding holo-ACP synthase → MAIIGIGTDIIEISRIESVLISYGERFVSRILSTVELQQYRKHNQQVRFLAKRFAVKEAASKALGTGICHGLAFIQFEVLNNKLGKPELRLHKQAAQLAAKLGVTNMHVTLADERNYTYAMVIFER, encoded by the coding sequence ATGGCTATAATAGGTATAGGTACTGATATTATTGAAATATCACGTATTGAGTCTGTATTAATAAGTTATGGTGAAAGATTTGTTTCCCGTATTTTAAGTACAGTGGAGTTACAACAATATCGTAAGCATAATCAGCAAGTACGTTTTCTTGCTAAAAGATTTGCTGTTAAAGAGGCCGCATCTAAAGCTTTAGGTACTGGTATTTGCCATGGTCTAGCATTTATCCAATTTGAAGTATTAAATAACAAACTAGGTAAACCTGAATTACGGCTACATAAGCAGGCTGCGCAACTAGCTGCTAAACTTGGTGTGACTAACATGCATGTTACGTTAGCTGATGAACGTAACTATACTTATGCCATGGTTATATTTGAGAGATAG
- the era gene encoding GTPase Era — protein sequence MKDNNKTYCGVVAIVGRSNVGKSTIFNKLLGQKISITSRKKNTTRNSIIGINTAGQYQTIYIDTPGINLINEKNILLNKLMNYTASKSIDNVKIVIFVVEGTKWTINDQMIVNQLNNKNKLVLLLINKIDQLIDKNTLLPHINFLSKQMDFYSIIPICAVKGIGINTLAGILRNILPAAIHHFPKESITDRSQRFIAAEIIRETLIRFVGDEIPYSITVAIESFVTNKHGCYHIKGIIFVEYIGQKIIIIGNKGSKIKTISIEARQAMKTIFNTVVHLTLWVKIKSGWTNDERILRNHGYMEYILQ from the coding sequence ATGAAAGATAATAATAAAACTTATTGTGGTGTTGTAGCGATAGTTGGGCGTTCTAACGTGGGCAAATCTACAATTTTTAATAAGCTATTAGGTCAAAAAATTTCTATAACTTCGCGTAAGAAAAATACAACACGTAACAGTATTATTGGGATTAATACAGCAGGTCAATACCAGACAATTTATATCGATACTCCAGGAATAAATCTTATTAATGAAAAAAATATTCTACTCAATAAGTTAATGAACTACACTGCTAGTAAATCGATAGATAATGTAAAAATAGTGATATTTGTCGTAGAAGGGACAAAATGGACTATTAATGATCAAATGATAGTTAATCAGCTAAATAATAAAAATAAATTAGTCCTATTATTAATTAATAAAATAGATCAATTAATTGATAAAAATACACTGTTACCCCACATTAATTTTTTAAGTAAACAGATGGATTTTTATTCAATTATACCTATTTGCGCTGTTAAAGGTATTGGTATCAATACTTTAGCTGGTATATTGCGTAATATATTACCAGCTGCGATTCACCATTTTCCAAAAGAATCAATTACTGATCGTTCACAGCGCTTTATTGCCGCGGAAATTATCCGTGAAACATTAATTAGATTTGTTGGTGATGAGATACCATATTCTATCACGGTAGCAATAGAAAGTTTTGTTACTAACAAACATGGTTGTTACCATATCAAAGGAATAATTTTTGTTGAATACATAGGACAGAAAATCATAATCATTGGTAATAAAGGTAGTAAAATAAAAACTATTAGTATAGAAGCCAGGCAAGCTATGAAAACTATATTTAATACAGTTGTTCATCTAACACTATGGGTTAAAATAAAATCAGGCTGGACCAACGATGAACGTATTTTGCGTAATCATGGATATATGGAATATATCTTACAATAA
- the rnc gene encoding ribonuclease III → MNYFLNRLQNNMGYFFKRHELLLQALTHRSASNIHNERLEFLGDSILSYVIAYDLYNRFQDINEGDMSRMRATLVRENTLAEIARELELSTCLRLGLGELKSGGLRRESILADALEAVIGSVFIDSDILTVDKLILNWYSSRLNEISPGEKQKDPKTRLQEYLQGRHMPLPVYIVVQIYGDTHDQKFIIHCQVSGIAYPIVGNGSSRRQAEQSAAKQALKILNQDTIINNER, encoded by the coding sequence ATGAATTACTTCTTAAATCGTCTCCAAAATAATATGGGCTATTTTTTTAAACGGCACGAGTTATTATTACAAGCCTTAACACATCGTAGTGCGAGTAACATACATAATGAGCGACTAGAATTTCTTGGCGACTCTATACTAAGTTATGTTATAGCATATGATCTATATAATCGTTTTCAAGATATTAATGAGGGAGATATGAGTCGTATGCGTGCTACCTTAGTAAGGGAAAACACATTAGCAGAAATAGCTAGAGAGTTAGAATTAAGTACGTGTTTACGTCTAGGTCTTGGAGAACTAAAGAGCGGTGGATTACGCCGTGAATCCATTCTTGCCGATGCATTAGAAGCTGTAATTGGTAGTGTATTTATTGACAGCGATATCCTTACTGTAGATAAACTAATACTTAACTGGTATTCCAGTCGCTTAAATGAAATTAGTCCAGGTGAAAAACAAAAAGATCCAAAAACTAGATTGCAGGAGTATCTACAAGGACGCCATATGCCATTACCAGTATATATAGTTGTTCAAATTTATGGTGATACTCATGATCAAAAATTTATTATTCATTGTCAGGTTAGTGGTATAGCATATCCTATTGTAGGTAATGGTTCTAGCCGTCGTCAAGCAGAACAGTCAGCTGCGAAACAAGCTCTTAAAATATTAAATCAAGACACTATCATAAATAATGAAAGATAA
- the lepB gene encoding signal peptidase I translates to MAYRFIIILAILTVITGIAWLLKHVKRKLAHLNNSSIVAVVEKNNHDLLSKIASAFPVLLLVFIVRSFVVEPFHIPSGSMMPTLCAGDFILVKKFSYGIKNPINQNTIINTGHPKRGDVVVFKYPLDPSQDYIKRVIGLPGDKISYDPILKRIMIQPNWNKIASYTKNSSLSITYSDITLSNFVQHLTINNNGYASNEFMRIPKNQLSYNGIRLSQCKESLGGVIHDILIVPSKLDYMSIYYQQPGYSIKEWIVPQGEYFMMGDNRDNSADSRYWGFVPYNNIVGKAIFIWMSVDTLKNKWPTGVCLSRIGYIN, encoded by the coding sequence ATGGCTTATAGGTTTATCATTATTTTAGCAATATTAACAGTTATAACCGGAATTGCCTGGTTACTAAAACATGTAAAACGTAAACTAGCACACCTGAACAATAGTAGTATTGTAGCAGTAGTAGAAAAAAATAATCATGATTTGCTTTCTAAAATAGCATCAGCTTTTCCAGTATTATTACTAGTATTTATCGTGCGCTCTTTTGTTGTTGAGCCATTCCACATACCATCTGGTTCAATGATGCCAACATTATGTGCAGGTGATTTTATTTTAGTAAAAAAATTTTCGTACGGAATTAAAAATCCTATTAACCAGAATACTATAATTAACACTGGGCATCCAAAACGAGGAGATGTTGTTGTATTTAAATATCCACTAGATCCAAGTCAAGATTATATCAAGCGTGTTATAGGTCTACCAGGCGACAAAATAAGCTATGATCCTATTTTAAAACGTATAATGATACAACCGAACTGGAATAAGATAGCTTCTTATACTAAGAATAGTTCACTATCTATTACTTACAGTGATATTACTTTAAGTAATTTTGTTCAACACTTAACTATAAATAACAATGGGTATGCCAGTAATGAATTTATGCGTATTCCAAAAAATCAATTATCCTATAATGGTATTCGTTTATCGCAGTGTAAAGAATCATTAGGTGGAGTTATACATGATATTCTTATCGTGCCTAGCAAGTTAGATTATATGAGTATTTATTATCAGCAGCCTGGTTATTCTATTAAAGAATGGATTGTACCGCAGGGAGAATATTTTATGATGGGTGATAATCGCGATAATAGTGCTGATAGCCGTTACTGGGGTTTTGTGCCATACAACAATATAGTCGGCAAAGCTATATTTATTTGGATGAGTGTTGATACACTTAAAAATAAGTGGCCAACTGGTGTTTGTTTAAGCAGAATTGGCTATATTAATTAA
- the lepA gene encoding translation elongation factor 4: protein MNNIRNFSIIAHIDHGKSTLSDRLIQFCGALSEREMVTQVLDSMDIERERGITIKAQSVRLNYTALDKQVYQLNLIDTPGHVDFSYEVSRSLEACEGAILVVDASQGVEAQTLANCNLAIEMNLTVVPVLNKIDLTVSDPDRVLQEIEDIIGIDATNAVRCSAKTGFGVSNVLECIVNDIPSPKGDPLAPLQALIIDSWFDNYLGLVSLVRIKNGTIRKGDKVKVMSTGHSYNAERLGFFTPKSVDSEILKCGEVGWLICAIKDIYGAPVGDTLTLTDKPADKALPGFNKVKPQVYAGIFPTNSNEYKYLNDALGKLRLNDASLFYEMENSIALGFGFRCGFLGLLHMEIIQERLEREYNLDIITTAPTVIYEVITTDKQTKYIDNPSKLPLRNMIKELREPIVECNILLPHKYIGKIMQLCLNKRGVHKNILYHGNNITLTYEIPMAEIMLDFVDSLKSISSGYASLNYEFKRFQASDMVRVDLLINGESIDALTMISHRVNAMYRSRELVNKLQKIIPRQQFDISIQATIGKNIIASATVKQLRKNVIAKCYGGDVSRKKKLIQKQKQGKKRMKQVGKVALPQEAFLAIIHFNKNE from the coding sequence ATGAATAATATACGTAATTTTTCTATTATTGCTCATATTGACCACGGCAAATCGACATTATCTGATAGATTAATTCAGTTTTGCGGCGCATTGAGTGAACGTGAAATGGTTACTCAAGTATTAGATTCTATGGATATTGAACGTGAACGTGGTATTACCATTAAAGCGCAAAGTGTAAGACTAAATTACACAGCACTAGATAAACAAGTATATCAACTTAATTTAATTGATACCCCCGGACATGTAGATTTTTCCTATGAAGTGTCAAGGTCATTAGAAGCTTGTGAAGGAGCGATCTTAGTAGTTGATGCTAGTCAAGGAGTAGAAGCACAAACTCTAGCAAACTGTAATCTTGCTATAGAAATGAATTTAACAGTAGTACCAGTACTAAATAAAATAGACTTAACAGTTTCAGATCCAGATCGAGTATTACAGGAGATTGAAGATATCATTGGTATTGATGCAACTAATGCAGTACGTTGTTCTGCAAAAACTGGCTTTGGGGTATCTAATGTCTTAGAATGTATAGTAAATGATATCCCATCTCCAAAAGGAGATCCTCTTGCACCACTTCAGGCTCTGATTATAGATTCTTGGTTTGACAATTATCTAGGCTTAGTTTCTTTAGTACGTATTAAAAATGGTACTATACGTAAAGGCGATAAAGTAAAAGTTATGAGTACCGGTCATAGCTATAATGCTGAGCGGCTAGGATTTTTTACTCCTAAAAGTGTAGATAGTGAAATACTAAAATGCGGCGAAGTAGGTTGGCTTATATGTGCAATTAAAGATATTTACGGTGCTCCAGTTGGAGATACTTTAACCCTTACTGATAAACCAGCTGATAAGGCACTACCGGGATTTAATAAAGTTAAACCTCAGGTATATGCTGGAATTTTTCCTACCAATTCAAATGAATATAAATACTTAAATGATGCCTTAGGAAAACTAAGATTAAACGATGCTTCACTGTTCTATGAAATGGAAAACTCTATTGCACTTGGATTTGGTTTTCGTTGTGGTTTTCTTGGTTTATTACATATGGAAATTATTCAGGAACGACTGGAACGTGAGTATAATCTAGATATTATAACCACTGCACCTACTGTTATTTATGAAGTGATTACTACTGATAAACAAACTAAATATATCGATAACCCATCAAAACTACCATTGCGTAATATGATTAAAGAGCTAAGAGAACCTATTGTTGAATGTAATATTCTACTACCGCATAAATATATTGGTAAAATAATGCAGTTATGTCTCAATAAGCGCGGCGTACATAAAAATATCTTGTATCACGGCAATAATATCACATTAACTTATGAAATACCTATGGCTGAGATCATGCTAGATTTTGTAGATAGTTTGAAATCTATATCAAGCGGTTACGCATCACTTAATTATGAATTCAAACGCTTCCAAGCATCAGATATGGTGCGCGTTGATCTGCTAATAAACGGTGAATCTATTGATGCGCTAACTATGATTAGTCATAGAGTTAATGCTATGTACCGTAGTCGCGAGTTAGTTAATAAGTTACAAAAAATAATTCCGCGCCAGCAGTTTGATATTTCTATTCAGGCTACAATTGGTAAAAATATAATTGCTAGTGCTACTGTGAAACAATTACGTAAGAATGTTATTGCTAAATGTTACGGAGGCGATGTCAGCCGCAAAAAAAAACTAATACAAAAACAGAAACAAGGTAAGAAACGTATGAAGCAGGTAGGTAAAGTTGCACTTCCGCAGGAAGCGTTCCTAGCAATTATCCATTTTAATAAAAATGAATAA
- a CDS encoding valine--tRNA ligase: MNNTYNPTEIEQPLYEFWEKQGYFKPNGKVCNNSYCIMMPPPNVTGRLHMGHAFQQTLMDILIRYHRMQGKNTLWQVGTDHAGIATQLVVERKMFAEEGKTRKDYGREAFIDKIWQWKAQYGGIITNQMRRLGCSVDWQRERFTMDEGLSNAVKEVFVRLYKDNLIYRGKRIVNWDPKLNTAISDLEVENREVKSFMWHLCYPLADGVKTLDGLDYLVVATTRPETMLGDTGIAVNPFDKRYHNLINKFVVLPLVDRRIQIIADTQVDFTKGTGCMKVTPAHDFNDYEIGKRHRLPVVNILTLEGYIRKEAEVFDSNGNISNLLSSRIPKYLRGIERFEARKAIVAEFERLGLLELIQSYNVTLPYSYRSGVVIEPMLTDQWYVRTQPLANVAMDAVERGELKFVSNQYKNMYISWMRNINDWCISRQLWWGHRIPAWYDNDGNVYVGRNEIEVRKEYKLSDCLILSQEEDVLDTWFSSGIWTFSTLGWPDNTEALRVFHPTNVVVSGFDIIFFWIARMIMLTMHFNKNSLGKPQVPFKTVYITGLIRDEKGHKMSKTKGNVIDPLDIVDGISLEKLLTKRSSDLLNKNLTESIRNSTIKQFPNGIQPHGTDALRFNLTAQASTGRDINWNMKRLDGYRNFCNKLWNASRFVLNNTENQDCGFNENECDKIFSLADRWIVAKFNNTIKMFRDALDNYRFDLAAGILYEFTWNQFCDWYIELTKPLIIIGQNIEELRGTRYTLVSVLEALLRLAHPIIPFITETIWQKIKVIKGIQHCETIMLQSFPIYDSTLVDKKVLNDFEWIKQTISTIRTIRAERKIATNKPLKILLRNVPDEAKRLINDNLLLICNLAKLETISILKVGETVPLSITKIILGAELLIPLVGIIDKNTELNRLNNEVVRIESEIIRIETKLINKKFISNAPETVVAKEYEKLKKYQHSKTKLIEQKIIISEL, encoded by the coding sequence ATGAATAATACATATAATCCTACCGAGATAGAACAACCTTTATACGAGTTTTGGGAAAAGCAAGGATATTTCAAACCCAATGGTAAAGTCTGTAATAATAGTTACTGTATTATGATGCCTCCACCTAATGTTACAGGGAGACTACATATGGGACATGCTTTTCAACAGACACTTATGGATATACTAATTAGATATCATAGAATGCAAGGAAAAAATACTCTTTGGCAAGTAGGAACAGATCACGCAGGTATTGCTACACAGCTTGTAGTTGAGCGAAAAATGTTTGCTGAAGAAGGTAAAACTCGCAAAGATTATGGACGTGAAGCTTTTATTGATAAAATTTGGCAATGGAAAGCACAATACGGGGGAATCATTACTAATCAGATGCGTCGTCTAGGTTGCTCAGTAGACTGGCAAAGAGAACGTTTTACTATGGATGAAGGATTATCTAATGCGGTTAAAGAAGTGTTTGTCAGATTATATAAAGACAATTTGATATATCGTGGAAAGCGTATAGTTAATTGGGATCCTAAACTAAATACAGCTATATCAGATCTAGAGGTAGAAAACAGAGAAGTAAAAAGTTTCATGTGGCATTTATGCTATCCGCTTGCTGATGGTGTTAAAACATTAGATGGTCTAGACTATTTAGTAGTGGCTACTACACGACCAGAAACTATGCTTGGGGATACCGGCATTGCTGTTAACCCGTTTGATAAACGCTATCATAACCTAATTAATAAATTTGTTGTGCTACCTTTAGTAGACCGTCGCATACAGATTATAGCTGACACACAGGTTGATTTCACTAAAGGTACTGGTTGTATGAAGGTAACTCCTGCTCATGATTTTAATGACTATGAAATAGGTAAACGTCATAGATTACCAGTAGTTAATATTCTAACTTTAGAAGGTTATATCCGTAAAGAAGCAGAAGTTTTTGATAGTAATGGTAATATTAGCAACTTGCTATCTAGCAGAATTCCAAAATATTTACGCGGGATAGAACGATTCGAAGCACGTAAGGCTATAGTAGCGGAATTTGAAAGGCTGGGTCTATTAGAATTAATACAGTCTTATAATGTAACTTTACCTTATAGCTATCGTAGTGGCGTAGTAATAGAACCAATGTTAACTGATCAATGGTATGTTCGTACACAACCACTAGCCAACGTAGCCATGGACGCAGTAGAAAGAGGAGAGCTCAAGTTCGTATCTAACCAGTATAAAAATATGTATATTAGCTGGATGCGTAATATCAACGACTGGTGTATTTCACGTCAACTATGGTGGGGACATAGAATTCCTGCTTGGTACGATAATGATGGGAACGTGTACGTAGGACGTAATGAAATAGAAGTACGTAAAGAATATAAGCTAAGTGATTGTTTGATATTATCCCAAGAAGAAGATGTGCTAGATACTTGGTTCTCATCAGGAATTTGGACTTTTTCTACTTTAGGTTGGCCTGATAATACTGAAGCATTAAGAGTTTTTCATCCAACTAATGTTGTAGTAAGTGGCTTCGATATTATCTTTTTTTGGATTGCACGTATGATAATGTTGACGATGCACTTCAATAAAAATTCTTTAGGAAAACCACAAGTTCCCTTTAAAACAGTATATATAACTGGACTGATACGTGATGAAAAAGGACATAAAATGTCAAAAACAAAGGGTAACGTTATCGATCCTTTAGATATAGTGGATGGTATTTCTCTTGAGAAGTTATTAACTAAACGTTCTAGCGATTTACTAAATAAAAATTTAACTGAAAGTATTCGTAATAGTACCATAAAACAGTTTCCTAATGGGATTCAACCACATGGTACCGATGCATTACGTTTTAATTTAACAGCACAAGCATCAACAGGACGTGATATTAACTGGAATATGAAACGTCTGGACGGTTATCGTAACTTCTGTAATAAATTATGGAATGCTAGTCGCTTTGTTTTAAACAATACTGAGAACCAAGATTGCGGCTTTAATGAAAATGAATGTGATAAAATTTTTTCTTTAGCAGACCGATGGATTGTAGCTAAATTTAACAATACTATAAAGATGTTCCGTGATGCACTAGATAATTACCGTTTTGATCTAGCTGCAGGTATACTGTATGAGTTTACTTGGAACCAATTCTGTGACTGGTATATAGAACTAACCAAACCACTAATTATCATAGGCCAAAACATTGAAGAATTACGTGGTACTCGTTATACTTTAGTCAGCGTACTGGAAGCTTTACTGCGTTTGGCTCACCCGATAATTCCATTTATTACAGAAACTATCTGGCAAAAAATTAAGGTAATAAAGGGAATTCAGCATTGTGAAACAATAATGTTACAATCATTTCCGATCTATGATTCGACTTTAGTTGATAAAAAAGTACTAAATGACTTCGAATGGATTAAGCAGACTATTAGTACAATACGTACTATACGTGCTGAAAGAAAGATAGCAACTAACAAGCCTCTTAAAATACTATTACGCAATGTTCCCGACGAAGCCAAACGTTTGATAAATGATAATTTATTATTAATTTGTAATTTAGCTAAATTAGAAACTATATCTATCCTAAAAGTAGGAGAGACAGTACCTCTGTCTATAACTAAAATTATTTTAGGTGCAGAACTACTTATCCCGCTAGTAGGTATTATTGATAAGAACACTGAATTAAATAGACTAAATAACGAAGTTGTACGTATAGAAAGTGAAATAATCCGTATTGAAACAAAACTAATTAATAAAAAATTTATTAGTAATGCGCCAGAAACTGTAGTAGCAAAAGAGTATGAAAAACTAAAAAAATATCAGCACTCAAAAACTAAACTAATAGAGCAGAAAATAATAATTTCTGAGCTTTAA
- a CDS encoding DNA polymerase III subunit chi produces the protein MKTATFYLINNNIKNELIAIERLACYLAILKWRAGKRILIACVHNKQARKLDDALWAYTPTVFIPHNIVGEGPTDGAPVEICWPTRLSPVNSDLLISLLPTCAKFASFFNEVIDFIPNEESLKQLARTRYKVYRKVGFQLTITPPPQ, from the coding sequence ATGAAAACAGCAACTTTCTATCTTATAAATAATAATATAAAAAACGAGTTAATTGCTATTGAGCGACTAGCTTGTTATCTAGCTATCCTAAAGTGGCGGGCCGGGAAACGTATACTAATAGCTTGTGTACATAATAAGCAAGCAAGAAAATTAGATGATGCGTTATGGGCATACACTCCTACTGTTTTTATCCCGCATAATATTGTTGGTGAAGGACCAACAGATGGTGCGCCGGTAGAAATATGTTGGCCTACTAGACTTAGTCCAGTAAACAGTGATCTACTTATAAGTCTACTGCCTACTTGTGCCAAGTTTGCTTCATTTTTCAATGAAGTAATAGACTTTATTCCTAATGAAGAATCTCTAAAACAGTTGGCACGTACTAGATATAAAGTTTATCGTAAAGTAGGCTTTCAATTAACTATTACTCCGCCGCCACAATAA